The genome window TTGCATTATATTATTCATTATTGATTGTTGCTATTGTGTCGAAAACAGAGAGTTTTTGGTATTGCTATTTAAGAGCACAAGGATTCGGTTTGATTCGAGTATAGATTAGGGAAAAATCAATTGAGCGAAGATGTCGGATAAAGAAGGCTCCAGTTTTACGAACGGTAGTGGAGTTAATACGCCGAAAAAGCGTGGGAGACCAGCGATTCTGAAGGAGTATTCTGACCCAATGAAGTCGCCAATGGCTCAGTCGTCTttgcaaatgcaaaagTCTCACCAATCGTTTAATAAGCCATTGATGCGTGTGGGGAGCTCTGGGTCGCCAACGAAATTCAAGACTCCgcagaaaaagagaaggagCAGTTCTACTGAGGTCTCGCCTCCTCATTCTGCGACCGGCTCTACGAAAAAGGGCCGCTATAGGGGTGTTGTAATGAACTCTTCGACATCGCCAAGGGGGAAATCGAGCGGTTTGATGAAGTCGAAGGGCGATGATTTGGATTCAAACGCAACAACCCCTTCTAAGAATAACGATCAGAAAGCACGTATGCAAGTCACTACGAGTTTTGATCATGATCACGAACATGAGCATGACAGCTCATCTCCGGGCACCCCGTTAGACCAGgtcttctcttcaatttccaGAGCTCACAACGTGAAGAGCTCTCCTCCAGTGATGTTCGATACAGATTCCCCAATACCAACTAAACGGAAGTTGTCAGTAGAGATGAGAGAAACGTCATGTATGGAGGACAATAGTAGTATAACGAAAAGATGGAAATTCATGTTGAACGTGGGTAGGGACGGAAAAGCTTGTATAGAAACGAATTCGTTGACAATAACAGAAAATGCCAATTCTGAAACCAGCAACAATAAGAATTTACTACCCCCAAAACATCTACTACAGAATACCGCAAAAGCTGCTGATGTAGATACCAACGGTGTGGCAAAGTTTGACAAAAAACGTGTGATGGGATTCTTGAGacaaatgaaatcaaaaaataagaCGCTGGACGCTAAACCATTACCAGAGCAAACGAAGAAGTTTAacattccttcttctccatctGCTCCTCCAAACTCCATGGGCAACCTTGCTGAACCTCTCACACCTAAATGCTCTCAATTGATGCAATTTAAAACGGGATTGACCCCAAGTTTCAATATCGACGAATTGCTCGTTAGCCCCAGGCTACATGATTCCTTGAGCAGAAACTTGTTCAAGTCCCCAAGTCAGTATGTGTTCAAAGTATCTTCAGGTGATCCTTTATTAATCAATGATCACCAAGAGATGGATATGATGAATTCCCATAGTCAAGAAGTTTCAGATATACTATCATTCTTGAACTCCCCAAAGAGAGGGACGAATCTAAATACCCCTCCCTCATACCTAGTAAACTTCAGCTCACCAAGATCAAATGGAAAGCCACAAAACGCTGTTCCTTCGACTAGTAACATGAAGCTGAATCTGCCTCCATTAGGTACCCCAAAGACCGAACCAAACCATCAAACAACGCTTTTACCATCAACACCTTTACTCAAATTGGGGAATTTAGGTCCTCCATCTCAGTTCACTCCTATAATACAAAAGCAAATGACTGATGAGAGTAAGTTCTCCTTAACGCAATCAATTCATCCGATTAACCTAAGGAAAGAGCCAGCCAGAAAACTTGAATCAAGCGATGATGCAAGAATGGCTCTTAAGAGACTCATAAATGGGAATTAAATTAACGGATGACTGTTTGAGAGAATTGGTCTTCCATGGAGGTAATGGAACAAAgagtctttttttttaataccTTTTACCAAATGTTTTTTTGCTGTTTATCTTAATATATCGGACTTCCTGTTCTTAATTGTAGGGGGTTTTAGGCGAGAAGCTCATAACTTTCCTTCGATATCATATATCATTTATTTCATTACTTTTATCATATTTTGTAACAATACTACATTTACATATAATACTTCAATCCAAGTACAGTCCTGTTATTCAAAGGGTTGCTTTCAAATCAACTCCACATTGGCTCATCAAAATTGAATAACCAAGATAGACCAATCCACGAACTCAGAACACCAATGGAACAGTAGATAGAGTATACCATTAGTCCCAAAAACTCGTATTTCTGTAATGTAACGTACCTGTACTTAAGGACGTTCAAACCTTGTACGAACAACACCATTGGAATCAAAAGTAAGTAATAACAAATGGCAAGCCtgtcaaagaagaagatcctTCTGAAATTATTTCTCTTAACTTTGCTTGTTTGAGACATGGCATAAAAGTAAAGTATGCACCAAATAAAAGTGTAGAGGAAtttgatcaagaaatctTGGGATTCATAGAGAAGTGGGAATAATGAGACATATCCAGCAGAGGCTAGCAAGGTAAAAGGAGTCAAAAGTCTTCTATCAAAAGGAACCAAGAATGAAAATGGAATGATGACTAACATGATAGCTTTTTCATGAACATGCCAACCGAATAGGAATGATACAAAACCACATAGAGTCAACGAACCTACGAATCTCTTAAAAGATGGGTCGAATAACACAGGAATAACGGCCAACGTTTGGTAGAACAGAGTCAATAAGAAAGTTAATTTTGGTGTTATTTGAGGAAGAATCACAAAAAAGACGTCTTGGACTAAACCTTTCGTTCCTGAGTTATTTGTTGCAATTCTTTTTAAGATATCGTCAGTTGTTGTAGGCATACTTGTTAAGACGATACTCAAAGGCTTTTGTAAATAAGGCATCTTTAATACGAGCAAAGTAAGAACTTTATCAATGAATGAGTAGACAGCCCAAAAGTTAGGTGCCCAGTATGCATGTGTTAGACCTCTGGAGAAGGGGAAGAGTCTTGCAAATAGTTGTGGCCAAGTGGTATAGAAAGGCAAAAATGCGATTGCAAAAGTTGCTAATACAACCGACCCCAACTTAATCAAGTTGGACCATTGGACCACTGAGATAAGATCCCTGTATGACCTGAATTTGAAATCAGTGAAGTCTAATACATAAGCTCTCAATAAGAACACGAAGTATGCTGGTGCCAAATATAAG of Kluyveromyces marxianus DMKU3-1042 DNA, complete genome, chromosome 3 contains these proteins:
- the MSA1 gene encoding Msa1p yields the protein MSDKEGSSFTNGSGVNTPKKRGRPAILKEYSDPMKSPMAQSSLQMQKSHQSFNKPLMRVGSSGSPTKFKTPQKKRRSSSTEVSPPHSATGSTKKGRYRGVVMNSSTSPRGKSSGLMKSKGDDLDSNATTPSKNNDQKARMQVTTSFDHDHEHEHDSSSPGTPLDQVFSSISRAHNVKSSPPVMFDTDSPIPTKRKLSVEMRETSCMEDNSSITKRWKFMLNVGRDGKACIETNSLTITENANSETSNNKNLLPPKHLLQNTAKAADVDTNGVAKFDKKRVMGFLRQMKSKNKTLDAKPLPEQTKKFNIPSSPSAPPNSMGNLAEPLTPKCSQLMQFKTGLTPSFNIDELLVSPRLHDSLSRNLFKSPSQYVFKVSSGDPLLINDHQEMDMMNSHSQEVSDILSFLNSPKRGTNLNTPPSYLVNFSSPRSNGKPQNAVPSTSNMKLNLPPLGTPKTEPNHQTTLLPSTPLLKLGNLGPPSQFTPIIQKQMTDESKFSLTQSIHPINLRKEPARKLESSDDARMALKRLINGN
- the ALG8 gene encoding dolichyl-P-Glc:Glc1Man(9)GlcNAc(2)-PP-dolichol alpha-1,3-glucosyltransferase; this encodes MAKADVGQRSGKHASSSSVVKNVKTRRYSLWNFWICATTLKVLLFPGYYSTDFDVHRNWLAITNKLPMNQWYVEATSQWTLDYPPFFAYFEWFLSQFVPKFVADDGCLDIVPVGQFGFPTIVFQRTTVILSELVLFFVLQLFINTSDISEKSANFVVASSIVLSPGLLIVDHIHFQYNGFLFGILIFSIVAAKNKRYLLCGAFFAIALCFKHIFLYLAPAYFVFLLRAYVLDFTDFKFRSYRDLISVVQWSNLIKLGSVVLATFAIAFLPFYTTWPQLFARLFPFSRGLTHAYWAPNFWAVYSFIDKVLTLLVLKMPYLQKPLSIVLTSMPTTTDDILKRIATNNSGTKGLVQDVFFVILPQITPKLTFLLTLFYQTLAVIPVLFDPSFKRFVGSLTLCGFVSFLFGWHVHEKAIMLVIIPFSFLVPFDRRLLTPFTLLASAGYVSLFPLLYESQDFLIKFLYTFIWCILYFYAMSQTSKVKRNNFRRIFFFDRLAICYYLLLIPMVLFVQGLNVLKYRYVTLQKYEFLGLMVYSIYCSIGVLSSWIGLSWLFNFDEPMWS